In Candidatus Hamiltonella defensa 5AT (Acyrthosiphon pisum), one genomic interval encodes:
- the terL gene encoding phage terminase large subunit, which translates to MLRDDLSSFIQRTFATVDPGAQYLHNWHVDLIAEYLKACTDRDIKRLIINIPPRYLKSIAVSVAWPAWVLGHAPSSKFLASSYSDKLALKHSVDCRLVVQSAWYRRVFPCVGLVKDQNEKSRFVTTARGHRIATSTGGTATGEGGDFLIVDDPHNPRQAESPTEREKALEWFDQTFYSRLNDKKNGVIVVVMQRLHEKDLSGHLLAQGGWEHVKIPAIAESRTMIDFGRIRKTRSPGELLHPEREGKPEIAKTQTALGTYGFSGQYQQEPVPAEGGMIKKPWVHRYKTPPAHPVRIVQSWDTAYKSAQLNDPSVCTTWAETQLAYYLLEVWRDRVEYPRLKSAVKSLAEKWHPNAILIEDKASGQSLIQELKASTPLPIIAITPEQDKLTRMSAQSAQFEAGKVFIPDSAAWLLDFEKELFTFPLAEHDDQIDSTSQFLGWVSNQQQSYGYSPVKGDGHRFKRQGAW; encoded by the coding sequence ATGTTACGTGATGACCTCTCCAGCTTCATTCAACGCACCTTTGCCACAGTAGACCCCGGTGCTCAATATTTGCATAACTGGCACGTTGACCTGATAGCGGAATACCTGAAGGCCTGTACTGACCGTGACATAAAACGGTTGATCATCAATATACCGCCGCGCTATCTGAAATCCATCGCCGTGTCTGTCGCCTGGCCCGCATGGGTATTGGGTCATGCGCCCAGTTCAAAGTTTTTAGCGTCCAGTTATTCAGATAAATTAGCCCTGAAACACAGTGTGGATTGTCGTTTAGTGGTTCAAAGCGCCTGGTATCGGCGAGTCTTCCCCTGTGTGGGTTTAGTGAAAGATCAAAATGAAAAATCCAGGTTTGTCACCACGGCACGGGGGCACAGAATAGCCACCAGTACCGGCGGCACCGCGACGGGGGAAGGGGGAGATTTTCTGATTGTGGACGATCCGCACAACCCCCGACAAGCGGAAAGCCCAACAGAAAGAGAAAAAGCCTTGGAATGGTTTGACCAGACTTTCTACAGCCGTTTAAACGACAAGAAAAACGGCGTCATTGTGGTCGTCATGCAGCGGCTTCATGAAAAAGACCTGTCTGGGCACTTACTCGCCCAAGGGGGCTGGGAACATGTCAAAATTCCGGCCATCGCAGAAAGCAGGACTATGATTGACTTTGGCCGTATCCGTAAAACCCGAAGCCCGGGTGAACTTCTGCATCCAGAACGGGAAGGGAAACCTGAAATCGCCAAGACCCAGACAGCATTAGGCACTTATGGCTTCTCGGGTCAATACCAGCAGGAACCGGTCCCGGCTGAAGGGGGCATGATTAAAAAGCCGTGGGTCCATCGTTATAAAACGCCTCCGGCTCACCCTGTCCGAATTGTTCAATCATGGGATACCGCCTACAAATCGGCCCAACTGAATGACCCGTCTGTGTGTACCACATGGGCAGAAACCCAACTGGCCTATTACTTGCTGGAGGTGTGGCGTGACCGGGTGGAATATCCGCGTTTGAAGTCGGCAGTGAAGAGCCTGGCTGAAAAATGGCACCCGAATGCGATTTTGATTGAGGACAAAGCCAGCGGTCAATCTTTGATTCAAGAGTTAAAGGCAAGTACCCCACTCCCCATCATTGCCATCACCCCTGAACAGGACAAGCTGACCCGCATGTCTGCCCAGTCTGCCCAGTTTGAAGCGGGGAAGGTCTTTATTCCTGATTCAGCCGCCTGGTTACTGGATTTTGAGAAAGAGCTATTCACTTTCCCGCTGGCAGAGCATGACGACCAAATCGACAGCACCAGCCAATTCTTGGGCTGGGTGAGCAATCAGCAACAAAGTTACGGCTACAGCCCCGTTAAGGGCGATGGCCATCGCTTCAAACGTCAAGGAGCATGGTAA
- a CDS encoding phage portal protein family protein — protein sequence MVKMVRNKKSQKKQETQKLSGELAGPTAVRHLWGRGSVASGLTPQRLANLLKSAAEGDTEAYLTLAEEMEERDPHYSSVLRTRKMAVASLPVTVVAGGEDSRAQQCAQDIHRLMEAPDFGDLVDNALDALGKGYSVNEIMWDRTGVKWEPKAYS from the coding sequence ATGGTAAAGATGGTTCGAAACAAGAAATCGCAGAAAAAGCAGGAGACCCAAAAACTCTCAGGTGAACTGGCGGGGCCTACCGCTGTTCGTCATCTCTGGGGGAGGGGTTCGGTCGCCAGTGGCTTAACCCCACAACGATTGGCCAATCTCTTGAAATCCGCAGCGGAAGGGGATACGGAGGCGTATTTGACCCTGGCTGAAGAAATGGAAGAACGTGACCCGCATTATTCCAGCGTGTTGCGTACCCGCAAGATGGCGGTGGCCAGTTTACCGGTCACCGTCGTTGCCGGGGGCGAAGACAGCCGGGCACAACAATGTGCACAAGACATTCACCGCCTGATGGAGGCCCCTGACTTTGGCGACCTGGTAGACAATGCCTTGGACGCCCTCGGTAAGGGCTATAGTGTGAATGAAATTATGTGGGATAGAACGGGTGTGAAGTGGGAACCGAAAGCATATAGCTAA
- a CDS encoding IS630 family transposase, producing MKKTLRHPKANEEARQGFQEKIAGYQKQGKSLVYLDESGFAHDMPRLYGYATRGQRCFGTHDWQAKGRTNVIGALLGVTLIAVGLFNCSINSDVFYAWVTQLLLPALPHPCVMMMDNASFHKRKDIQHAILNAGHSIEYLPPYSPEFNPIEHTWAQAKRKRRELQCDINTLFSEHIM from the coding sequence ATAAAAAAAACTCTGCGTCATCCCAAGGCAAACGAAGAGGCACGACAGGGGTTCCAGGAAAAAATCGCGGGGTATCAAAAGCAGGGTAAATCTCTGGTTTATCTCGATGAGAGCGGCTTTGCTCACGATATGCCCCGCCTCTACGGATACGCTACACGAGGTCAACGCTGTTTTGGGACTCACGATTGGCAGGCTAAGGGCCGCACTAACGTCATTGGTGCCTTATTAGGGGTCACTCTCATCGCGGTGGGCCTCTTTAACTGCTCCATTAACAGCGATGTTTTTTATGCCTGGGTCACTCAGCTGCTCCTACCCGCTCTTCCTCATCCGTGCGTGATGATGATGGATAACGCTTCTTTCCACAAGCGAAAAGATATTCAACACGCCATTCTCAACGCCGGTCATTCTATTGAATATTTGCCTCCTTATTCGCCCGAGTTCAACCCTATTGAGCACACATGGGCTCAAGCTAAAAGAAAAAGAAGAGAACTTCAATGCGACATCAATACCTTGTTTTCAGAACATATTATGTAA
- a CDS encoding IS630 transposase-related protein — protein MSYSVDFRQKVLSIREKEGLSIRATAKRFHVGTDTLRRWLKRIEPKPSGPRRGKMDKEAFIKDVAEYPDSYQRERAARFGVCPKAIWQALKRWGLTYKKNSASSQGKRRGTTGVPGKNRGVSKAG, from the coding sequence ATGAGTTATTCAGTGGATTTTCGTCAAAAAGTCCTGAGTATTCGAGAGAAAGAAGGACTGAGCATCAGAGCAACGGCGAAGCGTTTTCACGTAGGTACAGATACTCTCAGGCGTTGGCTCAAGCGAATAGAACCGAAACCCTCGGGTCCGCGTCGAGGCAAGATGGATAAAGAGGCGTTTATCAAAGATGTGGCAGAGTATCCAGATAGCTATCAACGGGAACGGGCGGCCCGTTTCGGGGTGTGCCCCAAAGCCATCTGGCAAGCATTGAAAAGATGGGGTCTGACCTATAAAAAAAACTCTGCGTCATCCCAAGGCAAACGAAGAGGCACGACAGGGGTTCCAGGAAAAAATCGCGGGGTATCAAAAGCAGGGTAA